Genomic window (Paenibacillus sp. 37):
CATACAGCGCCGCAAGTGACTTTAACGTGGCCGCATTGGTTCCCGCTGCCGCATTCAGATGTAGTCCTTTGCCTGCATCGGCTTGCTTGCGAAGCGCACTGACGGCTTGATGATATAGCTGAGGCACCTGATCTGGAAAACGTCCCATACGACTAACGGACAGGGAAATGGTCGCGTTCAGATACTGCCTTACACTGTGAAGCAACCGTTCTCCAAGTCGTCCCATTAGCACTTCCGGTTCGGCTTGGGTTTGTTTGGGGCTGGCCATAAAGACCAGATCATCATAGGCGTCATCCGTATGGCAGAGGTGATAGGTACTGCCGTAGATCTCTTCCACTACATTCGAGATGGCGTACTTCATCAATCGAAACGCTTTATGAGTAGGTTGATGGTCATCATAACGGATGAGCAACAGTTGCATTTTATCCTGTGGACGGAATCCGATCTCCAGTTGCTCCAGCTTGCCTTCGAGTTCAGCATCCGCAAATTTATGTCCTAACAGTACATCCTTCATCAGCTCCGCACGCTTCTCGGGCAGATGCTCCCTTACCGAATACATGGCCCGCTGATGCAGCATTTGTTTCTCACCCTCCAGACGAATCTGCACGGCGGCCTGCTGCACGGATTCGATCAGTTCCTCATCCCGGACCGGTTTGAGCAGATAACTGACTGTCCCATGTTTGAGCGCCTGCTTCGCATAATCGAAGGAAGCATGCCCCGATAAAATAATACATTTGGTCTGTTCCCACTTTTGCCGAATGTGACTGACCAGATCCAGACCGGACATACCCGGCATGCGGATATCCGTGATAATAATATGGACCTGGTGTGCTGCCATATGTTCCAATGCCTCTTTGACAGAATAAGCTTTGAATACCTGACCAATCCCGTGTTCTCTCCACGGTATGGAGACAGCGATCGACTCTACTGCCGAATGTTCATCATCCACGACCATCAGATTCATCATGCGGTTGTTCCTCCTCAAACCATCGAATTTCTACACTAAGTCCACCATAGGGAATCGCTCCAAAATGAAGCCCGGACGACAGCCCATAACGCGTAACGAGACGCTGGTGCACATTCCACGTGCCTGTTCCAATCTCCTCACCCATCGGTTCATTAATCTCCCGTTCCAATTCGGCAATCTCTTCCGCTGTTAGCGTGACACCGTCATTGTCAACAAACAGGCTATATCTTGTATATTTGCGACCCTCTATATGTTCGGGTACCGCCATCCCCGTTACGACGACGTGCCCACTGCCTTCCATCGGTTCGATGCCGTGGATCACCGCATTTTCTACAATAGGCTGAATGAGCAGTCGCGGAATATGGAGCTGCATCAATTGCTGCGGTACGGCGATCTCGTAGGTCAGCCGGTTGGTCCGCATCTGCTGGATGGACAGATAATGATCCAGCAGTCGGATCTCTTCCTCCACTGTCGTCATGTCATTCTCGCCCCGCGTAATGTAACGATAGTAGTCTCCCAGACTTAGCGACATGGCAATCACCGCTTCACGGTTGCCGAGCTGGGTCATATTTTTGATATAAAACAGGCAGTTGTACAGGAAATGCGGATTGATCTGTGACTGCAGATGTTTCAGTGTGGCTTCCCGTGACCGGATACGTTCCTCGTATACCTTCTCGATCAGTTCCTGAATCTGCTCCGCCATATGGTTGAAGCTCTGGGTCAGGTACGCGAATTCATCACGGGAGTGATCGACCGGAATCCGTGTGGACAGCTGCCCTTTGCGAATCTGTTGCAACCCTCTCATCAAACGATGGATGGGCACCTGGACTTTTCGATACAAAAGCAGTGCAGCCCCGATACTGAGCACAAGCAGTAACAGAATGGAGGTAATAAACATATTTCGGCTCTTATCCATCGGGTTCAGCAGATCATCCAACACCACCGGGTTCACGTATACTGCTTGCAGTTGTTTGGAGTGCACGTAACTGACCAGATACTGTTTGTCGCCCACCTCCAGCTGATGATTGCCTTCCCTCTCCGGCCCGTTAAAGGGGATATCACGCATAATCGCTTCGACCAGTTCGGGGTCTGCCGTACGGTTCAGCAACGGATCGTTACCTGGTACGAGCAAAAAGGGATCTCCGCCCTGCGTTTCTTTAAAATCATCCAACATGGCAACGATGTTCATCGGGTCAAAATTAATCTCCATTACCGTTCGCACGCCTGTGTTCACCGGTTTTTCATTCCACTCGTAGTTGTCTGTGAAAAAGTAGGTGAAACTCCCTTTCTCCAGCTGCCATTGGCCTGGTTGCGGAAACGTCAACATCTTCTCATCGTAGACCGTCCGGCTGGACATGGTGGACAACACAAGTTCCGCTTGCGGCAGCACAATGGTAATATCGTTCTTCCAACGGTTGGTGGACTGGTACAACGATAATTTGTCGAGAATATCCAGATAGATGCTGTTTTTCTCATATTGGCTGGTGGAGTCCGTCATGTAACGGTAATGCAGAATACTCGGATCTCGCAGCAACGTCAGGCCATACAGCGAGAGCTGCTCGATATTTTTATCCACCTGTGAACTGAAATAATTGAATTGGTTCAGACTCGATTGCTGTTTCTCTTCGACGACCATATCCACATTTGCCTGGTTCGCGTACGTATAGAGCAGCAGAATGGGTACGAGCAGGCAGATTAAGAGAATGACCGTTTTCGCAAATACTGTGAATTTCATCGTTTCACCCTGTCCCTGAATTTGAAGTCCTTCTATACCGAAGTCCTATTTTATATTGAAAACCCTTACATTTCTAGTTGATTTTATACTCGCCCGCTTTCCTACAACTTGTAATCCCCTTATACTGGGAGTGAATCAACATTTCGTGAGGGGGGCTCTGTGATGCAACTGACAGAACAAGGCATTTTACATATTGAAGAAGAAGATATCTCCAGCTTGTACTGTTACCGGGACACGGATGGCAAGGCTTTTGATGCTTCGTTCCTGTTTGAGTTACAGCTTCAGGGATTGACGTTGCCACCTGGCAGCGTTCGTGGGATTCAATTTGATTTTGAGGAAGAAGAGTCCCCCCTCTATGAAGATAGGGAACGTCTAGTGGCTGAGGTGAGGTGCAGTCAGCGGTTCGTACCATTGATGCGCAGTATGATGGCTCAATTGTGAAATGATATAGGCAGGTTCAGCATAAAGGGCATATTGGAAGCAGACAGCATATGGCAGGAACACAACCTGATGACAGGAGCATTGGACTTTCGAGTCGGATGCTCTTTTTTGCTGTTTCCATCAACAAGTTAATATTTCAACATCCGCATTGAAATGTTGTTCTATAGTCCGCCCTTTTCTGTTGCTATAATTCAGTTGCTCCACTCTGTGCAGAGGCTTTCTCGCCTTATGTTGCCAGGGTTGGACGAGATAAAGGAGGGACCCTGATGGCTATCGAACAACCGTTAACAACCCATACGCCGGTGCGAAAAATGACACCCCATCCACGCAAACGTACCCGCTGGAATTTCAAACGCACGTGGCCGCTGCATCTGATGCTGCTGCCTGCTGTACTGCTCACATTGCTGTTCGCCTATGTGCCCATGGGCGGCATTATTATTGCTTTTCAGGATTTCAAACCGTGGCTGGGGTTCACTGGCTCCAAATGGGTGGGCTGGGACAATTTCCAGTTCATGTTCGAATATCCCGACAGCGTTCAGGTCATCTGGAATACGGTACTGATCGCTTCAATGAAAATTGTGGCCGGACTTATCGCGCCTGTGGTGTTCGCCATTTTACTGAATGAGGTTCGGAACTCTACGTTCAAACGTTTCTCACAGACCTTGGTGTATCTGCCCCATTTCCTGTCCTGGGTTGTCCTGGGCGGCATTCTGCTCGATATGTTATCACCGGAAGGTGGGCTGGTAAACCAGGTGTTAGCGGCGGCTGGTGTTGAACCGATTTTCTTTCTAGGGGATGGCGACTGGTTCCGTGTAACGGTGGTTGTCAGTGATGTGTGGAAGGAGTTTGGATTCGGAACGATTGTATTTCTGGCAGCACTTGCGGGCATTAACCCGGCATTGTACGAGGCTTCGGAGGTAGATGGGGCAACACGACTTAGACAGACATTACACATTACCCTGCCTGCGCTTGTACCGATGATTATCGTGGTAGGTACGTTATCGCTGGGCAATATCCTGAATGCAGGCTTTGACCAGATCTTTAACCTGTACAATCCGCTGGTATATGAGAAAGGTGATATTATCGATACCTTTGTCTACCGGATGGGAATTCTGAATGGCAAAATGAGCTTTGCGACCGCTGTTGGACTATTCAAATCATTTGTCGCGATGTTCCTGGTCATCTCTGCGTACCGGATGGCGTACAAAATCGCCAATTATCGTATTTTCTAAAAGGGTTAGCATAATGCATTAAGGAGGAATCAAGGTGTATCACAAAACAACCGGGTACCGTATATTCAATGGTTTTAACCTGATATTCATCGCGGCCGTCTCCATCCTGTGCATCCTGCCGCTGGTCCATATTCTGGCGGTTTCCTTCAGTGGTAAGGCGGCAGCATCCGCCAATCTGGTGACACTTTGGCCGATTGATTTTACGGTGGACGCGTACACCAAAACATTCGGTAACAGTAACTTTCTCAGTGCACTCTGGATTTCAGTCCAGCGTACGGTTCTGGGCACACTGCTCAGTATGACACTTGTCTTCCTAACAGCTTATCCATTATCCAAGGAAAGTCTGCACTTCAAGGGGCGCTCGTTATATGCATGGTTTTTCATCTTCACGATGCTGTTCAGCGGGGGATTGATTCCGTCCTATATTTTGATTCAGAAGCTTGGACTGATTAATACGATGTGGGCACTGATTTTGCCAGGAGCGGTCGCTGTTTGGAACCTGATTCTGATGATGAACTTTTTCCGCAAC
Coding sequences:
- a CDS encoding carbohydrate ABC transporter permease, whose amino-acid sequence is MYHKTTGYRIFNGFNLIFIAAVSILCILPLVHILAVSFSGKAAASANLVTLWPIDFTVDAYTKTFGNSNFLSALWISVQRTVLGTLLSMTLVFLTAYPLSKESLHFKGRSLYAWFFIFTMLFSGGLIPSYILIQKLGLINTMWALILPGAVAVWNLILMMNFFRNVPKELEEAAFIDGANHITTLFKIYLPVSMPAIATISLFTMVGQWNSWFDGLIYMNDASKYPLATLMQTIIVQQDFSNMNVDATQLQNMSQRTVNAAQIFIGALPILLVYPFLQRFFVKGIVLGAVKE
- a CDS encoding ABC transporter permease, encoding MTPHPRKRTRWNFKRTWPLHLMLLPAVLLTLLFAYVPMGGIIIAFQDFKPWLGFTGSKWVGWDNFQFMFEYPDSVQVIWNTVLIASMKIVAGLIAPVVFAILLNEVRNSTFKRFSQTLVYLPHFLSWVVLGGILLDMLSPEGGLVNQVLAAAGVEPIFFLGDGDWFRVTVVVSDVWKEFGFGTIVFLAALAGINPALYEASEVDGATRLRQTLHITLPALVPMIIVVGTLSLGNILNAGFDQIFNLYNPLVYEKGDIIDTFVYRMGILNGKMSFATAVGLFKSFVAMFLVISAYRMAYKIANYRIF
- a CDS encoding sensor histidine kinase, producing MKFTVFAKTVILLICLLVPILLLYTYANQANVDMVVEEKQQSSLNQFNYFSSQVDKNIEQLSLYGLTLLRDPSILHYRYMTDSTSQYEKNSIYLDILDKLSLYQSTNRWKNDITIVLPQAELVLSTMSSRTVYDEKMLTFPQPGQWQLEKGSFTYFFTDNYEWNEKPVNTGVRTVMEINFDPMNIVAMLDDFKETQGGDPFLLVPGNDPLLNRTADPELVEAIMRDIPFNGPEREGNHQLEVGDKQYLVSYVHSKQLQAVYVNPVVLDDLLNPMDKSRNMFITSILLLLVLSIGAALLLYRKVQVPIHRLMRGLQQIRKGQLSTRIPVDHSRDEFAYLTQSFNHMAEQIQELIEKVYEERIRSREATLKHLQSQINPHFLYNCLFYIKNMTQLGNREAVIAMSLSLGDYYRYITRGENDMTTVEEEIRLLDHYLSIQQMRTNRLTYEIAVPQQLMQLHIPRLLIQPIVENAVIHGIEPMEGSGHVVVTGMAVPEHIEGRKYTRYSLFVDNDGVTLTAEEIAELEREINEPMGEEIGTGTWNVHQRLVTRYGLSSGLHFGAIPYGGLSVEIRWFEEEQPHDESDGRG
- a CDS encoding response regulator, with the translated sequence MMNLMVVDDEHSAVESIAVSIPWREHGIGQVFKAYSVKEALEHMAAHQVHIIITDIRMPGMSGLDLVSHIRQKWEQTKCIILSGHASFDYAKQALKHGTVSYLLKPVRDEELIESVQQAAVQIRLEGEKQMLHQRAMYSVREHLPEKRAELMKDVLLGHKFADAELEGKLEQLEIGFRPQDKMQLLLIRYDDHQPTHKAFRLMKYAISNVVEEIYGSTYHLCHTDDAYDDLVFMASPKQTQAEPEVLMGRLGERLLHSVRQYLNATISLSVSRMGRFPDQVPQLYHQAVSALRKQADAGKGLHLNAAAGTNAATLKSLAALYEPPGLTTLLEAGRMEDAHRKIDQIFAELSNSVFPEHVYVAFHYLAAAFSYMAHREGRQLAEVLGEQYQQLLKDGYGISLRSLETWTRSVMQQWEESTSDAGQDAGSTLIRQVQHWIDHHLGEDLSLQVIAGEVHLHPVYLSKMYKQSTGEGISDYIIRSRMERAVHLLKHTAMKIYEVGQEVGYNNTPYFIQVFRKHYGLTPQDFRNG